Proteins encoded by one window of Desulfatibacillum aliphaticivorans DSM 15576:
- a CDS encoding 4Fe-4S double cluster binding domain-containing protein, protein MKLAWLQEWMDAQGVELWGGADLQEFETPQDEYGDGFPRAVSFGLPMNPEIMQSIRKGPNRAYAAEYTRVNNEINRIALELAHAIWSRGYRAKTLAASMRTDYENIRGDFPHKTAATRAGLGWIGRHCQLVTRLYGPWVRLGTVFTDMPLDCGPAKDVGHCGTCRKCVDACPAGALSGKSWQAGAPREDILDAQACDIYKKMHFFEFHKGHNCGICTSACPYGKKRAE, encoded by the coding sequence ATGAAATTAGCTTGGCTGCAGGAATGGATGGACGCCCAGGGGGTGGAGTTATGGGGCGGGGCGGATTTGCAGGAATTTGAAACGCCTCAAGATGAATACGGAGACGGCTTTCCTCGGGCTGTGTCTTTCGGCCTGCCCATGAACCCGGAGATTATGCAGTCCATCCGCAAGGGGCCCAACCGCGCCTATGCGGCGGAATACACCCGGGTGAACAACGAAATCAACCGCATCGCCCTGGAACTGGCCCACGCCATCTGGTCCAGGGGATATAGGGCCAAGACCCTGGCCGCTTCCATGCGCACGGATTACGAGAACATCCGGGGGGACTTCCCTCACAAGACCGCAGCCACCCGGGCCGGTCTGGGGTGGATCGGCAGGCATTGCCAGTTGGTGACCCGGCTTTACGGCCCATGGGTGCGTTTGGGCACGGTGTTTACGGACATGCCTTTGGATTGCGGCCCGGCTAAGGATGTGGGCCATTGCGGGACCTGCAGAAAGTGCGTGGACGCATGCCCGGCCGGAGCGTTAAGCGGCAAAAGCTGGCAGGCCGGCGCGCCCCGGGAGGACATCCTGGACGCGCAAGCCTGCGATATTTACAAAAAAATGCACTTCTTTGAATTCCACAAAGGGCATAATTGCGGCATTTGCACCTCCGCCTGCCCTTACGGAAAGAAAAGGGCGGAATGA
- a CDS encoding methyl-accepting chemotaxis protein, which produces MQIKKINFSSISARIILFAMLAVGLMGVTLWFNGLFARQKTQYMELERASHQISRQVMEGMRYEALYINDPSKKTLDHLGAIEASVQKQVKALSKRSKDAEIKSLTAEMSEQVLEHKKRFEEMAFNVKNMHDDQNSIIDKITVTEGRFQAIIDDVNMKEAMLLMESGQTLDPTRTGLRNETKDILRLGDELTSNIQALLLKGDEDSYKKKVQVFKDNVALRSRNIETTLKTLKSEKYDKMWETALDEVPNVLALEAKIHTYWKEIQRLEQPLLDTQNKLLKVTEDISKYSNDRINAFSRRQSTVSVLSSLVSLAALLFLAFALSRSIIMPVNRVVASLKEISQGGGDLAARLPEDDKGEMGELARCFNQFMSTLHGMIMDITMAANSLAAFTADVTSTAAQMAASAAEETTTVTEVSTTTEEVKQTVSLSNEKAEQVTHDADSMVQVSQKGMEVTDEAAAGMDLIREEMESIAQSIMQLSNQTLNIEEIINSVNEIANQSDLLSVNASIEAAKAGEFGKGFAVVAQEVKNLATQSKQSTAQVRQLLGEIHKATNDAILAAERGAKAVEKGVALSGLTGDTIKKLSASIEASVRSAQQIASSCRQQLAGMEQLDMAMKSIKDASGQNLESSQRLEQLTLGLQQLGDTLEDKTSRFKL; this is translated from the coding sequence ATGCAGATCAAAAAGATCAATTTTTCCAGTATCAGTGCACGCATCATCCTTTTCGCCATGCTCGCCGTGGGCCTGATGGGCGTCACCCTTTGGTTCAACGGGCTGTTTGCAAGGCAAAAAACCCAATACATGGAGTTGGAAAGGGCCAGCCACCAAATCAGCCGGCAAGTAATGGAAGGAATGCGTTACGAAGCACTATACATAAACGACCCCTCGAAAAAGACTTTGGACCATTTGGGGGCAATCGAAGCTAGCGTGCAAAAACAGGTCAAAGCGTTGTCCAAACGATCCAAGGACGCAGAAATCAAGTCTCTGACCGCTGAGATGTCCGAACAGGTTCTTGAGCACAAAAAGCGCTTTGAAGAAATGGCTTTTAACGTCAAGAATATGCATGATGACCAAAACTCCATCATCGATAAAATCACCGTGACGGAAGGCCGGTTTCAGGCCATCATCGATGATGTGAACATGAAAGAGGCCATGCTGCTCATGGAAAGCGGCCAGACTCTGGATCCCACCAGGACCGGCCTGAGAAATGAAACCAAAGACATCCTCCGGTTGGGCGATGAGCTGACCTCCAACATCCAGGCCCTCTTATTAAAGGGCGACGAGGACTCTTACAAAAAGAAAGTGCAAGTCTTCAAGGATAATGTGGCGTTGCGCAGCCGCAACATTGAAACCACACTCAAAACTCTGAAGTCGGAAAAATACGACAAAATGTGGGAAACGGCGCTTGATGAAGTGCCTAACGTCCTGGCCCTGGAAGCCAAGATTCATACATACTGGAAAGAAATCCAGCGTCTTGAACAACCGTTACTGGACACCCAGAATAAATTGCTGAAGGTCACTGAAGATATTTCCAAATACTCCAATGATCGCATCAATGCTTTCTCGCGCAGGCAAAGCACGGTCAGCGTCCTGTCCAGTCTGGTCAGCCTGGCGGCTTTGTTGTTCCTGGCCTTCGCCCTGTCCCGGTCCATCATCATGCCGGTGAACCGGGTTGTGGCGAGCTTGAAGGAAATCTCCCAGGGAGGCGGCGATCTGGCAGCCCGCCTGCCCGAGGACGACAAGGGGGAAATGGGCGAGTTGGCCAGGTGCTTCAATCAGTTCATGTCCACCCTTCACGGCATGATCATGGATATCACCATGGCGGCCAACTCCCTGGCCGCCTTCACCGCCGACGTCACCAGCACAGCCGCCCAGATGGCGGCCAGCGCCGCCGAGGAAACCACCACGGTCACGGAAGTCAGCACCACCACCGAGGAGGTCAAGCAGACCGTTTCCCTTTCCAATGAAAAGGCCGAACAGGTCACTCACGACGCCGACAGCATGGTGCAGGTCTCCCAAAAAGGCATGGAGGTGACCGATGAGGCGGCAGCCGGCATGGATCTGATCCGGGAGGAAATGGAAAGCATCGCCCAAAGCATCATGCAATTGAGCAACCAGACCCTGAACATTGAGGAAATCATCAATTCCGTGAACGAAATCGCCAACCAGTCCGACCTGCTCTCCGTAAACGCCTCCATCGAGGCGGCCAAGGCCGGAGAGTTCGGCAAGGGATTCGCCGTGGTCGCCCAGGAAGTGAAAAACCTGGCCACTCAGTCCAAGCAATCCACGGCACAGGTCAGACAGCTTTTGGGCGAAATCCATAAGGCAACCAACGACGCCATCCTGGCTGCAGAGCGGGGCGCCAAGGCCGTGGAAAAAGGCGTGGCCCTGTCCGGCCTGACCGGCGACACCATCAAAAAGCTCTCCGCCAGCATTGAAGCCTCGGTCCGCTCGGCCCAGCAGATCGCCTCCTCCTGCCGCCAGCAACTGGCGGGCATGGAGCAGCTTGACATGGCCATGAAAAGCATCAAGGACGCCAGCGGCCAAAACCTGGAAAGCTCCCAGCGCCTGGAACAGCTTACCCTGGGCCTCCAGCAGTTGGGAGACACCCTGGAAGACAAAACCAGCCGCTTCAAGCTCTAA
- a CDS encoding phospholipid scramblase-related protein, translating to MRQLESLDTLLVQQKKEWIEIVTDFETKNAYTVFDVQGRELYTAVEDGGFFLWRWILKALRPFTILLLSLDQRPELKVRRYFRFWFHTADIFDGSDRLLGTIKRRFSILRKKYSVLDPNGNEIYRLFGPILHPWTFNILDEQDRELGKITKKWSGLLTEGFTDADNFGVVFPRDWPVERKALFLGAVFLIDFVHFENQESGNRR from the coding sequence ATGAGGCAATTGGAGTCGCTGGATACGCTGTTGGTGCAGCAAAAAAAAGAATGGATCGAAATCGTCACCGATTTTGAAACGAAGAACGCCTATACGGTTTTTGACGTCCAGGGGCGGGAATTATACACCGCCGTAGAGGACGGCGGGTTCTTCCTATGGAGATGGATTCTGAAAGCTCTCCGGCCCTTTACCATCCTTTTGCTGTCGCTCGACCAGCGCCCGGAGCTCAAGGTAAGGCGTTACTTCCGTTTCTGGTTCCATACGGCCGACATCTTCGACGGAAGCGACCGGCTGTTGGGGACCATCAAACGGCGATTTTCCATCTTGCGGAAAAAATACTCGGTCCTGGACCCCAACGGCAACGAAATCTATCGCCTGTTCGGCCCCATCCTCCATCCCTGGACCTTCAACATCCTGGATGAACAGGACCGGGAGCTTGGGAAAATCACCAAAAAATGGAGCGGCCTCCTCACCGAAGGCTTTACCGACGCCGACAACTTCGGCGTGGTCTTTCCCCGGGACTGGCCCGTGGAGCGCAAAGCCCTTTTTCTGGGCGCCGTGTTCCTCATCGACTTCGTCCATTTTGAAAATCAGGAAAGCGGCAACCGCCGTTAA
- a CDS encoding molybdopterin-containing oxidoreductase family protein, with protein MTESLKTTYSICGMCTVRCPIKVETGHGRVRFIQGNPNFSSMKGVCPRGVAGKALVEDDERPQSPLIRVGERGSGHWKAVSWDEALDYIANKMKGVMDKYGARAVSLSDRGGPFRDMHRAFLRGLGTPNYCNHDASCARNVQHAALSLTGQGRKAVEYDLKNAKHVVLQSRNMFEAVNVQEVGDLVDAMDKGCRLTVIDIRANVSSTKANRFFMVRPGTDYALNLSVIHELLKEGIYDKDFASKHIQDLDALEQFVKPYTPDWAAKECGVSAESIRAFARELADAAPSVIWHPGWMTARYKDSFQVSRTAYIINALLGSYGAKGGLPFVNKPGDMGVRSLKKFMDLYPSPKDERVDGAGWRLPHIEKGPGLTHLLFKAMETEDPYPVKAYIAWRHDPLMGLPDPDRLQKRFNNLDLMVSVTFSWSDTAWHSDVVLPLSTYLERESIIAAKNALQPYFFLRQRAMEPRFDSKADWEIVSGLAKRLDLPELVFDSVEDVWAFQLKDTGYTIDDFKETGRILFADKPVYKAQEDIAFKTPSKKIEIISQKLEDAGIQSLKPYESPQQPPEGAFRLTFGRVATHTQGHTANNTALSELMPENVLWIHSGPAEALGIEDGATVNVANNGAQESIKARVTDCIHPEAVFMVHGFGHRLKVESRALGKGAADNRLMTGGLDNWDRAGGAVAMQEHFVTVTPA; from the coding sequence TTGACCGAATCGTTAAAGACGACTTACAGCATTTGCGGCATGTGCACCGTGCGTTGCCCCATCAAAGTGGAAACCGGGCACGGCAGAGTAAGGTTCATCCAGGGAAACCCCAATTTTTCCTCCATGAAGGGCGTGTGCCCGCGTGGAGTCGCCGGCAAAGCCCTGGTGGAAGACGATGAAAGGCCCCAAAGCCCGTTGATCCGCGTGGGCGAAAGAGGCTCCGGCCATTGGAAAGCCGTGTCCTGGGACGAGGCCTTGGATTACATCGCCAACAAAATGAAAGGCGTCATGGACAAATACGGCGCCAGAGCGGTTTCCCTGTCGGACCGCGGCGGCCCCTTCCGCGACATGCACCGGGCGTTTCTCAGAGGCCTGGGCACTCCCAACTATTGCAACCACGACGCCTCCTGCGCCCGCAACGTTCAGCACGCGGCATTGTCGCTCACAGGCCAGGGCCGCAAAGCCGTGGAATACGACCTCAAGAACGCCAAGCACGTGGTGCTGCAATCCCGAAACATGTTTGAGGCGGTGAATGTGCAGGAAGTGGGCGATCTGGTGGACGCCATGGACAAAGGGTGCCGTCTGACTGTAATCGACATCCGGGCCAATGTCTCCTCCACCAAGGCCAACCGCTTTTTCATGGTGCGCCCGGGCACGGACTACGCCCTGAATCTGTCGGTCATCCACGAGCTTTTAAAGGAAGGTATTTACGACAAAGACTTTGCTTCCAAGCATATCCAGGACCTGGACGCCCTGGAACAATTCGTCAAGCCCTACACCCCGGACTGGGCCGCCAAGGAATGCGGCGTGTCCGCGGAAAGCATCCGCGCCTTCGCCAGGGAACTGGCCGACGCCGCTCCCTCGGTGATCTGGCATCCCGGCTGGATGACCGCCCGGTACAAGGATTCCTTCCAAGTATCCCGCACGGCGTACATCATCAACGCCTTGCTGGGGTCCTACGGCGCCAAGGGCGGCCTGCCTTTTGTGAACAAACCCGGAGACATGGGCGTCCGCTCCCTGAAAAAATTCATGGATCTCTACCCTTCTCCGAAGGACGAACGCGTTGACGGCGCAGGCTGGAGACTGCCCCATATTGAAAAAGGCCCCGGCCTGACGCATTTACTGTTCAAAGCCATGGAAACCGAGGATCCCTATCCGGTCAAGGCATACATCGCGTGGAGGCACGACCCCCTTATGGGCTTGCCCGACCCCGACCGCTTGCAAAAAAGATTCAACAACCTGGATCTCATGGTCAGCGTCACCTTTTCCTGGTCCGACACGGCCTGGCACTCCGATGTGGTCCTGCCCCTGTCCACCTATCTGGAAAGGGAAAGCATCATCGCCGCCAAAAACGCGCTGCAGCCCTATTTCTTCCTGCGCCAAAGGGCTATGGAACCGCGCTTCGACTCCAAGGCGGACTGGGAAATCGTCTCCGGCCTGGCGAAACGCCTGGACCTGCCAGAACTGGTCTTTGACTCCGTGGAAGACGTCTGGGCCTTCCAGTTGAAAGACACCGGATACACCATCGACGATTTCAAGGAAACAGGCCGGATTCTTTTCGCGGATAAGCCCGTATACAAGGCCCAGGAGGACATTGCCTTTAAAACGCCCTCCAAAAAGATAGAAATCATTTCGCAAAAATTGGAAGACGCCGGCATTCAATCCCTGAAGCCTTACGAGTCTCCGCAACAGCCCCCCGAAGGCGCCTTCCGCCTGACCTTCGGCAGGGTCGCAACTCACACCCAGGGACATACCGCCAATAACACGGCCCTCTCCGAACTCATGCCCGAAAACGTCCTGTGGATCCACTCCGGCCCCGCAGAAGCCCTGGGCATCGAGGACGGCGCCACAGTCAACGTGGCCAACAACGGGGCCCAGGAGAGCATCAAGGCCCGCGTCACCGACTGCATCCATCCGGAGGCGGTCTTTATGGTCCACGGCTTCGGACATCGCCTTAAGGTGGAATCCCGCGCTCTGGGCAAAGGCGCGGCGGATAACCGCCTCATGACAGGCGGCCTGGACAACTGGGACCGGGCGGGCGGCGCTGTCGCCATGCAGGAGCATTTCGTCACGGTGACGCCTGCGTAA
- a CDS encoding peptidase U32 family protein: protein MTKKVELLAPVGNREKLEIAVHYGADAVYLAGKDFSLRNFSGNFTLEELGEALDYAHGQGVKVYVACNAFARNHELEAIGDYLAALSRFKPDAFIIADPGVFAIAKEAAPGVDVHVSTQANVTSIASARFWKGMGASRVILARELPLNEIREIARQSGIEVETFVHGAMCISYSGRCLLSAFMANRDSNRGQCCHPCRWKYHVVEELRPGQYYPIMEDDRGAYIFNSRDLCLLEHLPKLIEAGICSFKIEGRMKGVNYLASVVKTYREAIDAYYDDPSVFQVRPEWLEELSRISSRKYCTGFYFGDPREVAPNYENTSPDTIHRFAGKILGVDGDLCVLEVRNKIFQGDSVEILPQKGPAVADVVEEILEREDRSPKELAQNNTTVLVRLSRTYNPNDLLRMGVESSYQYRE from the coding sequence ATGACCAAAAAAGTGGAACTGCTGGCGCCCGTGGGCAACCGGGAAAAGCTGGAAATCGCCGTCCATTACGGGGCGGACGCCGTGTATCTGGCGGGCAAGGATTTTTCTTTGCGGAATTTTTCCGGCAACTTCACCCTGGAAGAGTTGGGGGAGGCCCTGGACTACGCCCACGGCCAAGGCGTTAAAGTATACGTGGCCTGCAATGCCTTTGCGAGAAACCATGAACTGGAGGCCATTGGGGATTATCTCGCGGCCTTATCTCGGTTTAAACCAGACGCCTTTATCATCGCCGATCCCGGCGTTTTCGCCATCGCCAAGGAAGCCGCGCCGGGCGTGGACGTCCACGTGAGCACCCAGGCCAATGTCACCAGCATCGCCTCGGCCCGATTCTGGAAAGGCATGGGCGCCTCCCGGGTGATCCTTGCCCGGGAATTGCCGCTGAACGAAATCCGGGAGATTGCAAGGCAAAGCGGAATCGAAGTGGAAACCTTTGTCCACGGCGCCATGTGCATTTCGTACTCCGGCCGCTGCCTGCTTTCCGCGTTCATGGCCAACCGGGATTCCAACCGGGGCCAGTGCTGCCACCCCTGCCGGTGGAAATACCACGTGGTGGAGGAGCTTCGGCCCGGCCAGTATTATCCCATCATGGAGGACGACCGCGGGGCGTACATTTTCAACTCCCGGGATTTATGCCTGCTGGAGCATCTGCCCAAATTGATTGAGGCCGGCATCTGCTCGTTCAAGATCGAAGGCCGCATGAAGGGCGTGAACTACCTGGCTTCTGTGGTGAAAACCTACCGGGAGGCCATCGACGCTTATTACGACGATCCTTCAGTCTTTCAGGTCAGGCCGGAGTGGCTGGAGGAGCTTTCTCGCATCAGCAGCAGGAAGTATTGCACGGGGTTTTATTTCGGCGATCCCAGGGAGGTGGCGCCCAACTACGAAAACACCTCGCCGGACACCATTCACCGGTTTGCGGGCAAGATTTTAGGCGTGGACGGCGACTTGTGCGTCCTGGAGGTCCGGAACAAGATCTTCCAGGGCGATTCCGTGGAGATCCTGCCCCAGAAAGGGCCGGCCGTTGCGGACGTTGTGGAGGAGATTTTGGAGCGGGAGGATCGCTCTCCCAAGGAATTGGCCCAGAACAACACCACGGTTCTGGTGCGGCTGTCCCGGACGTACAACCCCAACGATCTGCTGCGCATGGGCGTGGAGTCCAGCTATCAATACCGGGAGTAG
- a CDS encoding Spy/CpxP family protein refolding chaperone, with amino-acid sequence MKMKTKKMPKILGILVLSMVLGGFLFAGCRNNCRFNHDPEVVALRVEKGLDRALSKLKADEAQQEEIHGIAQLLLEDALTVKQRAKNSRSAMVETLLAEEIDREALHQQLDEQIRLMTEFAHRTADKLADMSAVLTVEQRDALLEHIKAKQEECF; translated from the coding sequence ATGAAGATGAAAACAAAGAAGATGCCGAAAATTTTGGGAATTCTCGTTCTGTCGATGGTTCTGGGGGGCTTTCTTTTCGCCGGATGCCGCAATAACTGCCGCTTCAATCATGACCCGGAGGTTGTCGCGCTTCGCGTGGAAAAAGGCCTGGATCGGGCTTTGTCCAAATTAAAAGCCGACGAGGCTCAGCAAGAGGAAATCCATGGCATTGCGCAATTGCTCCTGGAAGACGCGCTCACGGTCAAGCAAAGGGCTAAAAATTCCCGGTCGGCGATGGTGGAAACCCTTTTGGCCGAAGAAATTGACCGGGAGGCTCTGCACCAACAACTGGATGAGCAAATCCGCCTGATGACGGAATTCGCCCATAGGACGGCCGACAAATTGGCCGATATGTCCGCCGTGCTCACGGTTGAACAAAGAGACGCCCTGCTGGAGCACATCAAGGCCAAGCAAGAGGAATGCTTCTAA
- a CDS encoding SOS response-associated peptidase, which translates to MCGRFLQFWFEGDDLESLGVKEKPENFTPSYNVAPTQKAWVIIHDKASRLEAFSWGLVPSWAKDAAGAARLINARSETAAEKPSFRSAYKKRRCLVPANGFYEWTGGKGAKQPYYCSPAPKKMIAYAGLWEVWKPREAPSDSQALHSFTILTREADASFAPIHHRMPVILQPQAWASWLDPQNQNPGELNNLLENNFMGEIQTWPVSKAVNSPSHNDPNCMAPIELEKTAPPKQQTLF; encoded by the coding sequence ATGTGCGGAAGATTTCTCCAATTCTGGTTTGAGGGCGACGACCTGGAAAGCCTGGGCGTCAAGGAAAAGCCGGAAAACTTTACGCCCAGCTACAACGTAGCCCCCACCCAAAAAGCCTGGGTGATCATCCATGACAAAGCCTCCCGCCTGGAGGCCTTTTCCTGGGGATTGGTTCCGTCCTGGGCCAAAGACGCGGCGGGCGCGGCCCGGCTCATCAATGCGCGGAGCGAAACCGCGGCGGAAAAACCCAGCTTCCGCTCGGCCTATAAAAAGCGCCGGTGCCTGGTTCCCGCCAACGGATTTTACGAATGGACCGGCGGAAAGGGCGCCAAACAGCCTTATTACTGCTCTCCGGCCCCAAAAAAGATGATCGCCTATGCTGGCCTATGGGAAGTCTGGAAGCCCCGGGAAGCCCCCTCAGACAGCCAGGCTCTGCATTCCTTCACCATCCTCACCCGGGAGGCCGACGCGTCTTTCGCCCCAATCCATCACAGAATGCCCGTCATTCTTCAGCCCCAGGCCTGGGCATCCTGGCTGGATCCCCAAAACCAGAACCCCGGAGAATTGAATAATCTTCTGGAAAACAATTTCATGGGAGAGATCCAAACCTGGCCGGTTTCCAAGGCGGTCAACTCCCCCTCGCACAACGATCCGAACTGCATGGCGCCCATAGAACTTGAAAAAACCGCCCCGCCCAAGCAGCAAACCTTATTTTAA
- a CDS encoding PadR family transcriptional regulator — translation MDIQTMILGFLMNQDMTGYDIRQKFDMSFGFFSGLSYGSIYPALKKMEAAGLITTQLMIQEGAPNKKLCAVTDKGREAFHEAMRAPLGLDKYKNSFMARLFFFAHLEPYERRTLAVNYMNSLNKMFEKLREYEPIIRAHADPFELLCFECGLRFAEDVMSNMQDTVKALEESGLDKN, via the coding sequence ATGGACATCCAAACCATGATCCTGGGCTTCCTCATGAACCAGGATATGACCGGATACGACATCCGCCAAAAATTCGATATGTCCTTCGGCTTTTTCTCAGGACTCAGCTACGGCTCCATCTATCCGGCCTTGAAAAAAATGGAGGCCGCCGGACTCATCACAACCCAGTTGATGATCCAGGAAGGGGCCCCCAACAAGAAGCTCTGTGCCGTCACGGACAAGGGGCGGGAGGCTTTTCACGAAGCCATGCGCGCCCCCTTGGGCCTGGACAAGTATAAAAACTCCTTCATGGCGCGGCTGTTTTTCTTCGCCCATCTGGAGCCCTACGAACGCCGGACGCTGGCCGTCAACTACATGAACTCCCTGAATAAAATGTTCGAAAAGCTACGAGAATACGAACCGATCATCCGTGCGCACGCCGATCCCTTTGAGTTGCTTTGCTTTGAATGCGGGCTGAGGTTTGCCGAGGATGTGATGAGCAATATGCAGGATACCGTAAAAGCGTTGGAGGAGTCCGGGCTTGATAAGAACTAG
- a CDS encoding flavodoxin family protein: MENPIPKSLQFPHYQQYGTAEPNSIKKVLVIQGSPRKDGVSKTEVVTAAFLEGCEQAGASTEIVNLRDKKIAHCQGCFTCWTKTPGVCIFKDDVPEIMQKTEEADLVVYAAPLYHFGIISLLKKYIERTLPSVEPYLIPRGDGHTTHPHRKGYKDVQNTVIIGVCGFPEVSHFGAFSANFHYLAAAGGDWGMNIIGEIYRPASEQLNNPIFDEENNRVLDAAREAGRDAVTLGYVKPETVDAIAKVSQDQKEMQDMANQAWDYCIKNNVTMPELQLALLEKK, from the coding sequence ATGGAAAATCCCATTCCCAAGTCCCTTCAATTTCCCCATTACCAGCAATACGGAACAGCCGAGCCCAATTCCATCAAGAAGGTTCTGGTCATCCAGGGCAGCCCGCGAAAAGACGGCGTAAGCAAGACCGAAGTGGTCACGGCGGCCTTTCTGGAAGGCTGTGAGCAGGCCGGCGCGTCCACCGAAATCGTGAACCTGCGCGACAAAAAAATCGCCCACTGCCAGGGCTGTTTCACCTGCTGGACCAAAACCCCGGGAGTCTGCATCTTCAAGGATGACGTGCCGGAAATCATGCAGAAGACCGAAGAGGCCGACCTGGTGGTTTACGCCGCGCCCTTGTACCATTTCGGCATTATCTCCCTGCTGAAAAAATACATCGAACGCACCCTGCCCTCGGTGGAGCCCTACCTGATTCCCCGGGGCGACGGACACACCACCCATCCCCATCGCAAAGGATACAAGGACGTCCAGAACACGGTGATTATCGGCGTGTGCGGATTTCCCGAGGTCTCCCATTTCGGAGCCTTTTCAGCCAATTTCCATTACCTGGCCGCGGCAGGCGGGGATTGGGGCATGAACATCATCGGTGAAATCTATCGCCCGGCCTCCGAGCAGTTGAACAATCCCATTTTCGACGAGGAAAACAACCGCGTCCTGGACGCGGCCAGAGAGGCGGGACGCGACGCCGTGACCCTGGGATACGTCAAGCCCGAAACCGTGGACGCCATCGCGAAAGTCAGCCAGGATCAAAAGGAAATGCAGGACATGGCCAACCAGGCGTGGGATTATTGCATCAAGAATAACGTGACCATGCCCGAACTCCAGTTGGCTTTGCTGGAAAAAAAATAA
- a CDS encoding response regulator, protein MEQTLINILMIEDDQRLAKLTQEYLERNGLAVSLSGDGEAGLQQALQHRFDAIVLDLMLPARDGISVCQRIREHSDVPIIMVTARGEEADRVMGLEIGADDYLPKPFSPRELLARIRAMVRRARGQAGPRSSVVVVGDLMLDPAALTAVLDGAPLDLTTYEFALLKALAERAGQVLSRERLMELAKGNAEEAFDRSIDVHISRLRQKIGDDPRHPTRIRTVRGAGYQYLSRGNS, encoded by the coding sequence ATGGAACAAACATTGATCAACATCCTGATGATCGAAGACGACCAGCGGCTGGCCAAGCTCACCCAGGAGTACCTGGAGCGCAACGGCTTGGCCGTCTCCCTTTCCGGAGACGGAGAAGCCGGGCTTCAGCAGGCCTTGCAGCACCGATTCGACGCCATCGTGCTGGACCTCATGCTGCCGGCGCGCGACGGAATTTCCGTGTGCCAGCGCATCCGGGAGCATTCCGACGTCCCCATCATCATGGTCACGGCCAGGGGCGAGGAAGCCGACCGGGTCATGGGCCTGGAGATCGGCGCGGACGACTATCTGCCCAAGCCCTTTTCCCCCAGGGAATTGCTCGCCCGCATAAGGGCCATGGTCCGCCGGGCCAGGGGCCAGGCAGGCCCCCGCAGCTCCGTGGTGGTCGTGGGCGATCTCATGCTGGACCCCGCCGCCCTCACCGCCGTGTTGGACGGCGCCCCTCTGGACTTGACCACCTACGAGTTCGCCCTGCTAAAGGCCCTGGCGGAACGGGCCGGCCAGGTTCTCTCCCGGGAGCGTCTGATGGAGCTTGCCAAGGGCAACGCCGAGGAGGCTTTCGACCGGTCCATTGACGTACATATTTCCCGGCTGCGGCAAAAAATCGGGGACGATCCCCGTCACCCCACACGAATCCGCACGGTGCGCGGAGCAGGATACCAATACCTCAGCCGAGGAAACTCATGA